The genomic interval TGGTTTCCGAAGAGATGCAACGAGTGGCGAATTTGTGCTTCAACTGCAAGCAATGTCAGCTTGAGTGTCCATCGAATGTCAACATCCCCCAAATCATGATCGAAGCCAAAGCGGCGTATGTGGCTGCGAACGGTTTGCATCGAGCCGACTGGCTGCTCTCACGGGCTCACACCGTTGGGGCGTTGGGAAGCACACTTTCGTTGGCGGCGAATTGGTTGGTATCGAACGGAACCACACGTTGGGCGATCGAAAAGTTGACGGGGATCTCGCAACACCGGAAGTTGCCGCTATTCGCCAGACGGTCGTTCTTGCGGAGTCTGGGCAGTCGGTACAGTGAAAAACCGCAACCGAAACCGGGGCAACCCCAGCCGATTGTCTACTTTGTCGACGACTTCGCGAACTACTTCGATCCGGAGTTGGCCGCGTCGTTCGTAGCAATTCTGCGACACCACAATGTGCCAATCATCGTCCCCAAGACACAAACTTCCTCGGGCATGGCGTTGATTTCAGCGGGCGATATCGAAGCCGCCAAGGAAGTCGCGGCGGAAAACGTGCGAACGCTCGGCGGGTTGGCTCGTGAGGGATTCCAAATCGTCTGCACGGAACCGACATCGGCTCTCTGTTTGCGAGACGAATACCCGAAGGTTCTCGATCATCCGGATGTGCATGTCGTGGCCAATCAAACCATCGACGCCGGTTCGTACCTGCTCGGACTTCACAAGAACAACCAACTCCGCACGGACTTCACTGAATTGAATCAAACGATCGGCTATCACACCCCTTGCCATGTACGGGCTCTCACGGATCGAGCGCCGATGGCGGAATTGCTCGCTTTGATCCCCGGTCTGACGGTCGCTAAAATCAATCGAGGATGTTCGGGAATGGCTGGTGCGTGGGGAGTGTCCGCGAAGAACTTTCGCACATCACTCCGACTCGGATGGGGATTGATTTCCGAAATGCGATCCGGGCAATTCACGCTCGGAGCGACCGAATGCAGCACTTGTAAAATGCAGATGGAACAAGGAACCGACCAACCCACATTGCATCCACTGAAGTTGTTGGCCCTCTCGTACGGCTTGATGCCGGAGTTGGAAAAGAAACTGTCGCCCTCGAAGAATCGGTTAGTGTTGTCATGAATTTATCCGTTCGCGTGTTCGCCCGCGCTCGTGACATCGTCGGTGCCGACACGATTTCGGTCGAACTCCCGGATTCGAGTACCGTCACCGATCTCAAAACCGCCCTCGCCCAGCAACATCCTGGGTTGGAACCACTCGCGGCTAATCTGCATGTCGCCATCGGCAATGACTACGCTACCGACGATCACACGCTGACCGCCTCAGACGACATCGCCGTCTTCCCGCCGGTCAGTGGCGGCTGAACCGCTTTCGGGTTTCCGAGCCTTCACGAGACAGAATTTCGAACGACCATGATTGAACTCACTCACGATCCCATCGACATCACCGCAGTCACCGAAAGCGTGCGATCGACGCAATCGGGAGCGGTGTTGGTGTTTTTGGGAACGGTTCGCGAGATGACCGGCGATCGGCAGACCATCGCGTTGGATTACGACGCCTACCCGGAAATGGCCACCGCCAAAATGAACGAACTCGAACAAGAAGCCCGCGAGAAATGGCCGATCGACCAATTGGCGATCGTGCATCGTTTAGGGCACTTGGAATTGGGTGATGTCAGCGTGATTGTGGCCGTCAGTTGCCCGCATCGAGGTGATGCGTTTGCCGCCGGGAAGTGGTTGATCGATACACTGAAAGTCACCGTGCCCGTGTGGAAAAAAGAGAATTGGGCCGACGGCACCACGGAATGGGTTCATCCCGGTGCGTGAGTTGCCAGTTCCGTCTGCTTTCACTTCAACAATGTTTCGGCCGCGGATTTCACCGCCTCATCTGGGAAATCCGCGGCTAACGCTTGCAAAATCTCCGACCGCATCTGAGCATCAATCGGTGCCAACGCCGTCACTAGGCGTTTCATTCTCAAAATGTCGTCGTTGGTGAATCGCGGTGCATCTTCACTATACGACAACACACGACTCAGGCGGTAACGGACTTCCGCCGAATCGGTGGTTTCGTAAGTTTCCAACAATAGCGGTCGGGCCACCGCTCGCAACTGGATCAACTCTTGCATGGCTTGATGCCGGATCGCTGATTTGGAATGCCCCAACTGCACCAGCAATTCTCGAATATGAGCTTTCTGCGCCGGCAACGTGACTTCGGCCACACGGTCTCGCAGAAACCCCAGACATTGCTCCGGCGTTTCCCGAATCTGCCCCATCGCTTGCATCGCGGAACCGGAACCACCCGCCAGCGATTGCCAAAGTTCCGTCAGGTCCGCATCCGTGAGTACCGAACTTGCCAACCGAGATTCCAGAAACCGACCGGCATCCCAAACGATCAGTTTTCGATCGGTGCCGCCGGTGACCACACGATTGTTCCGCGAACCCACTGCGACCGCACTCACGGCGGTCCGCTGACCGGTGTGTGCCGCCGCTGAGAAAATCTTCTCGCCCGTCGCAACCTCCCACACGTGTAATCGCCGGTCGAGTCCGCCAGCCAAGAGAAAACGGTCGTCGGAGGAAAACTCCATCGAAACGAGCCGAGTGTTTCCCGCTATCAATTCATGAGCGATTCGCCCGGTTTCCACTTCCCAGATGAGAAGCCGACCGCCGTCGATCGCCGCCACCGTGCGACCGTCGGACGAGAACCGGGCCGTTCGTGGGCCTCGGGTGCATCCGGTGAGTTTTGCGGTTTCGGTTTGATTGGTGACGTTGAAAATCCGCAGCACCGGGTCACGTGTCGATGTCACGGTGAGAACTTGCGTTCCGTCGACGGAGATATCACGGACCAAATTCGGTGCCAAGAACCGTCGAATCTCCTCGCCGGTTTGCAATCGATACACCCGCAACTGCCCTGGTACGGCTAACGTGACCGTGCCATCGTCGTGCAGGCGTAACCGTTCGGCTCCTTCGGGAATCAGGTGTCGCAACTGTCCCGCGTCGGTGTCCCATATTTGCGTGAGACCGGTTTGCGTCGTGACATCGAAACTCGTTGTCACCAACGTCTTTCCATCCGATGTCACCGCCATGGCACGAATTGGTTCGTCGGGACCAGGCAACGTTGCCTGCAAGCGACCAGTCTGCGTATTCCACAGTTGAATCACACGCGGCTGGTTTGGATCAGATGGCTCGCCGTAGGTCGCTACGATCCCCGCCACTTCAGAAATCGCCAGCCCACGCACACTTTGCGGACGCGATTCCGACGGTTGATTCGCTCCGCCAATTTGCCGAAGCACTTCGCTCGGTTCCTCGGCGAACACCTTTGGTGAGGCGATCACGAACGCAAAGCCGATGAGCATTCGAGCCAATTGTCCCATGCGTCTTCTCCGTTCGCTTCGCACAACTTCCCACCGATCACGATGCAACCATCGTGCGGAAAGTTCCGCGAAAATCGAAGACTACGGAATCCGCACGAGAAACCGTTGCTCGCCGATTTGGAATTCCCCGCCGGTATCGAGTGGCATATCCGTGATGCGAATCCAGACGCCGTTGAGCGAGTTTCGATTCTCGATCAGCCAACGACCACGATCGTCACAGAAGACGCGGGCATGGACCGTGCTCACGAACGGGTCATCCATGATAGCCACCGAACACTTGTCAGGATTGGTCCCGAGGTAGTTGTCACCATCATTCAAGACGTATCGATCGCCGTCGCCGCGGGGCGTCATTTCCACGAGTGTGGCGGGAACGTCGGCCAATGCTGCATCGCGACCACTTTCCCAATTTCGTTTTTCCCGACTGGCCCCGCTGAAGTAGTAACGCTTGGCACCGATCAGTAATTCCTGTTTGTTCTTGAGAACGGCCTTCGACACTCGCACGAACGTCCCGTTTCGACTGCCAAGGTCACGCATGTGGAAGCGAAACCGTCCGTCTTCGTGTTTCTGCACGATCTCCAAATGCCGCCCGGAAATGCCGTTATCGTGCCCGATGACAATATCGCCTTCGATCCGTCCGATCTGAAACTTTGGTTTGCGGACGCGAAACCATTCGCCGTCGTCACGTGAACCGTCGTCGATTGCACATAACAACAACGTCGGCGGGCGATTGATCGGGCGAAACGCCAATGCGGAATCTTCGCCATCTTCCTTCGGTTTCTTGGTCGACCGTTCCGGTGCACGTCGCGTCGGTTGGTAGGTCTGTTCGTTTAACAACTCGGCACGACATTTCGGACACTGAGTGGCATCTTCGCTCAATGCAGCACTGCAATACGGACAACTAGCCATGGCCCAAGACTTTATGAAAACGGAGAACCTGTGCGATCATTACGGCAATTTGAGGTTGTGACCATTCTAACGCCACCACCGGACTTTTGCACAGTCAATTTGGTGGAACGTCAGATGTAGAGACGAATTCTCGTGCCGGATTCGGCTGGGATCGGTGGCGGTTTGACGACTTCGGGTTTGGTGGCTACGATCGGGCCGTTCCAACGGTGAGAACCACCGCCCGCCAATTTCGTTCAGCGTGAATTCGAGTAAGCCGCATGTCAGATTCTAGTCCGCAACGTGCTTTAGTAAGTGTCAGTGACAAAACCGATCTGACACCGTTCGTTCAGCGTTTGGTCGACATGGGATTTGAAATCGTTTCGA from Thalassoroseus pseudoceratinae carries:
- a CDS encoding molybdenum cofactor biosynthesis protein MoaE, translating into MIELTHDPIDITAVTESVRSTQSGAVLVFLGTVREMTGDRQTIALDYDAYPEMATAKMNELEQEAREKWPIDQLAIVHRLGHLELGDVSVIVAVSCPHRGDAFAAGKWLIDTLKVTVPVWKKENWADGTTEWVHPGA
- a CDS encoding FHA domain-containing protein translates to MASCPYCSAALSEDATQCPKCRAELLNEQTYQPTRRAPERSTKKPKEDGEDSALAFRPINRPPTLLLCAIDDGSRDDGEWFRVRKPKFQIGRIEGDIVIGHDNGISGRHLEIVQKHEDGRFRFHMRDLGSRNGTFVRVSKAVLKNKQELLIGAKRYYFSGASREKRNWESGRDAALADVPATLVEMTPRGDGDRYVLNDGDNYLGTNPDKCSVAIMDDPFVSTVHARVFCDDRGRWLIENRNSLNGVWIRITDMPLDTGGEFQIGEQRFLVRIP
- a CDS encoding WD40 repeat domain-containing protein: MGQLARMLIGFAFVIASPKVFAEEPSEVLRQIGGANQPSESRPQSVRGLAISEVAGIVATYGEPSDPNQPRVIQLWNTQTGRLQATLPGPDEPIRAMAVTSDGKTLVTTSFDVTTQTGLTQIWDTDAGQLRHLIPEGAERLRLHDDGTVTLAVPGQLRVYRLQTGEEIRRFLAPNLVRDISVDGTQVLTVTSTRDPVLRIFNVTNQTETAKLTGCTRGPRTARFSSDGRTVAAIDGGRLLIWEVETGRIAHELIAGNTRLVSMEFSSDDRFLLAGGLDRRLHVWEVATGEKIFSAAAHTGQRTAVSAVAVGSRNNRVVTGGTDRKLIVWDAGRFLESRLASSVLTDADLTELWQSLAGGSGSAMQAMGQIRETPEQCLGFLRDRVAEVTLPAQKAHIRELLVQLGHSKSAIRHQAMQELIQLRAVARPLLLETYETTDSAEVRYRLSRVLSYSEDAPRFTNDDILRMKRLVTALAPIDAQMRSEILQALAADFPDEAVKSAAETLLK
- a CDS encoding MoaD/ThiS family protein encodes the protein MNLSVRVFARARDIVGADTISVELPDSSTVTDLKTALAQQHPGLEPLAANLHVAIGNDYATDDHTLTASDDIAVFPPVSGG